One Elusimicrobiota bacterium genomic window carries:
- the asnB_1 gene encoding Asparagine synthetase [glutamine-hydrolyzing] 1 → MCGICGELNWNSTTPVDPARLERMNRSLLHRGPDQDGFYMDQFSSGSIGLAMRRLSIIDLTTGKQPIFNETRDVVVVYNGETYNFQEVRAELEAAGHIFKTHSDTEVLVHGYEVWGDSMPEKLNGMFAFALWDKKRERLLLGRDRMGIKPLYYALLKDKLIFGSEIKALLEHPAVPRDIDPLAIDDFLSLRYIPTPHSIYKAIRKLEPGTLLIWEKGRTEFKRYWNFVPHMGPDKGLSYYLEKTDALLADAVKLQMISEVPLGTFLSGGVDSPTISYYAKKQKPDLMSFTIYFKEKSFSEREEARGVAEHLGTHHIEKEVSPDILSMIPHLVDIFDEPFGDDSMVPTYFLTKMARERMTVALSGDGGDELFGGYPTYIADHMAKIYRSIPATLRRHVIEPLVNHLPVSHNRISLDYKAKAFVAVADRSSPLEHFGWTESFRSEVKKGLYSEKFWQEVGLRPLGESFTRAYQQAIGREGLEKFLYVDQNTHLLDEFLVKVDRLSMAHSLEVRPPFLDHRIVEFAAEIPFHYKVKGWTTKYLLRKLMKGRLPKFITNGSKKGFSPPMATWLATDLVGWARHKFSPSRIKDIPYLNPHVPLQILEAHLKRKTNLARRLWTLLMFVEWYDRKILGRD, encoded by the coding sequence ATGTGTGGCATTTGTGGCGAATTAAATTGGAATTCAACCACTCCCGTTGACCCGGCGCGTTTGGAGCGAATGAACCGTTCCTTGCTCCATCGCGGACCAGATCAAGATGGGTTTTACATGGATCAATTTTCCTCCGGCTCCATTGGGTTAGCGATGCGAAGACTCTCAATTATCGATCTGACCACGGGGAAACAACCCATTTTTAATGAAACAAGAGACGTGGTGGTTGTTTACAACGGTGAAACATACAATTTTCAAGAGGTGCGCGCGGAATTGGAGGCGGCGGGCCATATTTTTAAAACACACTCAGATACCGAAGTCCTGGTTCATGGCTATGAAGTGTGGGGCGACTCGATGCCAGAAAAACTCAATGGCATGTTTGCTTTTGCTCTTTGGGACAAAAAGCGGGAACGGTTGCTTTTGGGGCGCGATCGGATGGGCATCAAGCCGCTTTATTACGCACTTTTGAAGGACAAATTGATTTTTGGTTCAGAAATTAAGGCGCTTTTGGAACATCCGGCTGTTCCACGGGACATTGACCCCTTGGCGATTGATGACTTCTTGTCTCTTCGTTATATCCCCACCCCCCATTCGATCTACAAGGCCATTCGCAAGCTGGAGCCGGGAACGTTATTAATATGGGAAAAAGGGCGAACTGAATTTAAACGATACTGGAATTTTGTGCCTCATATGGGGCCGGACAAGGGATTGTCGTATTATTTGGAAAAAACCGATGCCTTATTGGCCGACGCCGTGAAGCTCCAAATGATTTCAGAGGTTCCTCTCGGAACTTTCTTATCCGGCGGCGTTGATTCACCGACCATTTCATATTACGCCAAAAAACAAAAGCCGGATCTCATGTCATTCACGATCTATTTCAAAGAAAAATCCTTTTCAGAGCGGGAAGAGGCCAGAGGCGTGGCGGAGCATTTGGGAACACATCACATTGAAAAAGAAGTTTCTCCCGATATTTTGTCGATGATTCCTCATTTGGTCGATATTTTTGATGAACCTTTCGGGGACGATTCCATGGTCCCGACTTATTTTTTGACCAAGATGGCGCGAGAACGCATGACGGTGGCCCTTTCAGGGGACGGAGGAGACGAACTTTTTGGCGGATACCCTACCTATATTGCCGACCATATGGCCAAAATCTATCGAAGCATCCCGGCGACGCTTCGACGCCATGTGATTGAGCCCCTTGTGAACCATCTTCCCGTTTCCCACAACCGGATCAGTTTAGATTACAAAGCCAAAGCGTTTGTGGCCGTGGCTGATCGTTCCTCTCCACTTGAACATTTCGGATGGACGGAAAGTTTTCGAAGCGAAGTTAAAAAAGGTTTGTATTCAGAGAAATTTTGGCAAGAGGTGGGGCTTCGTCCGTTGGGAGAGAGTTTTACGCGGGCTTACCAGCAAGCCATCGGCCGCGAGGGATTGGAAAAGTTCCTTTATGTTGATCAAAACACCCATCTCTTGGACGAGTTCTTGGTCAAAGTCGATCGATTGAGCATGGCCCACTCTCTTGAAGTTCGCCCCCCCTTCCTGGATCATCGGATCGTTGAGTTTGCGGCGGAGATTCCGTTTCACTACAAAGTCAAAGGGTGGACCACAAAATATTTGCTTCGTAAATTGATGAAGGGACGGTTGCCGAAATTTATTACCAATGGGTCCAAAAAAGGGTTCTCCCCCCCCATGGCCACTTGGCTTGCCACTGATTTGGTGGGTTGGGCGCGTCATAAATTTTCCCCTTCCCGCATCAAGGATATTCCTTATTTAAACCCCCATGTTCCACTCCAGATATTGGAGGCTCATCTCAAACGGAAAACCAACCTTGCCCGCCGCCTCTGGACTTTGCTGATGTTTGTGGAATGGTACGACCGGAAAATTCTCGGACGCGATTAA
- the coaE_1 gene encoding Dephospho-CoA kinase has protein sequence MIIGLTGRNASGKGEVAKYLKDRGFTFYSLSDVLREELIKRKKTVSRVNLIWLGNKLRDEKGPSVLADKILGRLQDDHHYVIDSFRNPEEVKAFKRTKDFVLLSVEASQKKRFERMLSRNREADAKTFDEFVKHENKELRSSEPTKQNLIACAALADHVITNNGSIDVLHAKLNQLCTRILMHAPRPSWDEYFMRIARVVASRSNCMKRKVAAVIVKEGRIISTGYNGTPRGTVNCNEGGCPRCNAFKPSGQGLTECYCSHAEENAIVQASYHGIGIKGATLYTTFSPCLICTKMIINSGISEVVYNDAYPLGSEALQLLKQPHITVRKLSATSSMSR, from the coding sequence ATGATAATTGGATTAACAGGCAGAAACGCGTCCGGAAAAGGTGAGGTCGCCAAATATCTCAAAGACCGCGGATTCACATTTTATTCGCTCTCTGATGTCTTAAGAGAAGAACTGATCAAAAGAAAAAAGACCGTCTCTCGGGTCAATTTAATTTGGCTTGGGAATAAATTACGGGATGAAAAAGGCCCGTCCGTCTTGGCCGACAAAATATTGGGCCGTCTCCAAGATGACCACCATTACGTCATCGATTCTTTTCGAAACCCTGAAGAAGTCAAAGCCTTCAAACGCACCAAAGATTTTGTGCTCTTATCCGTTGAGGCGTCACAGAAAAAACGTTTTGAACGAATGCTCTCCAGAAACCGCGAGGCCGACGCCAAAACATTCGATGAATTTGTGAAACATGAAAACAAAGAATTGCGTAGTTCCGAACCGACCAAACAAAACTTAATCGCCTGCGCGGCTTTGGCGGACCATGTGATCACCAACAATGGCTCCATCGATGTTCTCCATGCCAAACTCAATCAACTTTGCACCCGCATATTAATGCATGCCCCTCGTCCCTCATGGGATGAGTATTTCATGCGTATTGCTCGAGTGGTCGCCTCTCGGTCCAATTGCATGAAAAGAAAGGTCGCGGCGGTTATTGTGAAAGAAGGTCGCATCATTTCAACCGGGTACAATGGAACTCCCAGAGGAACCGTCAACTGCAACGAAGGCGGCTGCCCTCGTTGCAACGCGTTCAAACCAAGCGGGCAAGGGTTAACCGAATGTTATTGCTCTCATGCGGAGGAAAACGCCATCGTTCAAGCCTCCTATCATGGGATTGGAATCAAAGGCGCCACTCTCTACACCACCTTTTCTCCCTGCCTCATATGCACAAAAATGATCATCAACTCCGGTATTTCTGAAGTCGTTTACAACGACGCCTATCCGCTGGGCAGCGAAGCTCTCCAACTGCTCAAACAGCCACACATCACGGTTCGTAAACTCTCCGCAACCTCTTCAATGTCCCGGTAA
- the alaS gene encoding Alanine--tRNA ligase yields MKNIRKAYLDFFKSKGHTIVPSDSLVPLSDPTLLFTSAGMVQFKAHFLQQIPLTFTRAASSQRCLRTTDIDQVGLTARHLTFFEMLGNFSFGDYFKEEAIAWSWEFLTKDLALNPKRLWISIYKEDDEAERIWKKIVPANRIVRMGEESNFWTMGPTGPCGPCSEIYWDKEDKEDGKVLDESDRFMEVWNLVFTQFDRQVDGKLLPLPKKNIDTGMGLERLASVVENAKTNFETSLLKPLVQFGESTFSYQYGSEPKKDVAMRIIADHLRAVTFLVFEGILPSNEGRGYVLRRLLRRATRQGTLFGKKEPFLFKGVPLVAQLMKDTAADLLSRQENIALLIRQEEERFHETLETGLQKFRDLVQINKGSSILSGKDAFLLYGTYGFPVEVTKEMLAEQGMKLDEMGFRQAEEEARGIAREGWKGSGAKDVTIYNEIKTKQGPSVFKGYDSLKTQSTLLALLKDGKLVDTLKAGEVGEIVTGQTPFYPEGGGQVGDKGFIRASSGDILADVFDTQKPVPDLIVHEVKTKKDLKMGDTVEFLVNKDHRNPTQRHHTATHLLHAALRRVLGKTVTQAGSLVEPSRLRFDYTHNKPLTPSQIKEVEDIVNAAILQNMKVTPQVFSADQAKKMGAMALFGEKYGNEVRCLLVSGKGFEDFSEAFSLELCGGTHVSATGDIGAFKIISDSSVAAGVRRMEAVAGLRTIEILRQQESMLNSIAETLKTSPEEASQRVSKLVERQRQLEQEISDLKLKLAQGGGGHQQATPPTQLIKGTHLAINVVEGLEVKELRTLADRMKDQIKSGVVFVATKILDEGKEKVSFVFAVTPDLKTKGLDAGKLAKSAAAELSGSGGGRPDFAQGGGEGFAKLKSLVEKIPTLL; encoded by the coding sequence GTGAAGAATATCCGAAAAGCGTATCTGGACTTTTTCAAAAGCAAGGGCCACACGATCGTCCCATCGGATTCGTTGGTTCCTTTGAGCGATCCCACTTTGCTGTTTACCTCGGCAGGAATGGTCCAATTCAAAGCCCATTTTTTACAACAGATTCCGCTCACCTTCACTCGAGCCGCCTCCAGTCAACGTTGCCTCCGAACGACCGACATCGACCAGGTGGGCCTTACCGCTCGTCACCTGACTTTCTTTGAAATGCTGGGTAATTTTTCATTTGGCGATTATTTTAAAGAAGAGGCCATCGCTTGGTCTTGGGAATTTCTCACCAAAGATTTGGCCCTCAATCCAAAGCGTTTGTGGATTTCCATCTATAAAGAAGACGATGAAGCAGAGAGAATTTGGAAAAAAATTGTACCGGCCAACCGCATTGTCCGAATGGGGGAAGAATCCAATTTCTGGACCATGGGCCCCACCGGTCCTTGCGGCCCCTGCTCAGAAATCTATTGGGACAAAGAAGATAAAGAGGACGGCAAAGTTCTCGATGAATCCGATCGATTTATGGAAGTGTGGAATCTCGTTTTCACGCAGTTCGACCGACAGGTTGATGGAAAACTATTGCCTCTCCCCAAGAAAAACATTGACACCGGGATGGGACTTGAACGTCTTGCCTCTGTTGTAGAAAACGCCAAAACAAATTTTGAAACATCACTCCTCAAGCCCTTGGTTCAGTTTGGAGAGTCAACCTTCTCCTATCAATATGGCTCCGAGCCCAAAAAAGACGTCGCGATGCGCATTATTGCCGATCATTTGCGAGCGGTTACCTTTCTCGTGTTTGAGGGCATCTTGCCCTCCAATGAAGGCCGCGGCTATGTGTTGCGGCGTTTGCTGCGCCGTGCCACGCGTCAAGGAACGCTGTTTGGAAAAAAAGAACCCTTCCTATTCAAAGGGGTCCCGCTTGTGGCACAACTCATGAAGGACACCGCCGCTGATTTATTATCGCGTCAAGAGAATATCGCCCTCTTAATTCGACAAGAGGAGGAAAGATTCCATGAAACTCTCGAAACCGGTCTCCAAAAATTCCGCGACCTCGTTCAAATAAACAAGGGGTCATCGATCCTTTCCGGAAAAGATGCGTTCCTCCTTTACGGAACATATGGGTTTCCTGTTGAAGTCACCAAAGAGATGTTGGCGGAACAAGGCATGAAACTAGACGAAATGGGTTTCCGACAAGCCGAAGAAGAAGCTCGTGGTATCGCTCGCGAAGGCTGGAAGGGATCAGGGGCGAAAGATGTGACCATCTACAATGAAATCAAAACGAAACAAGGGCCCTCTGTGTTCAAGGGATATGACTCTCTCAAAACGCAGTCGACTCTTCTCGCGCTTCTCAAGGATGGGAAATTGGTGGACACCCTTAAAGCGGGGGAAGTCGGCGAAATCGTAACCGGGCAAACACCGTTCTACCCGGAAGGCGGCGGACAGGTGGGAGATAAAGGTTTTATCCGCGCCTCTTCAGGCGACATTTTGGCTGATGTGTTCGACACCCAAAAACCAGTTCCCGATTTGATTGTTCATGAAGTGAAGACCAAAAAAGATTTAAAAATGGGCGACACGGTAGAGTTTCTGGTTAACAAAGATCATCGCAATCCCACCCAACGCCATCATACCGCCACCCATTTGCTCCATGCCGCCTTGCGAAGAGTTCTCGGTAAAACCGTCACGCAAGCGGGATCTTTGGTGGAACCCTCGCGCTTGCGGTTCGATTACACCCACAACAAACCTCTCACTCCGAGCCAGATAAAAGAAGTGGAAGATATCGTCAATGCCGCGATCCTTCAAAACATGAAAGTGACCCCTCAAGTCTTTTCAGCGGACCAAGCCAAGAAGATGGGCGCCATGGCCCTCTTCGGTGAAAAGTACGGTAACGAAGTTCGTTGCTTGTTGGTATCGGGCAAAGGCTTTGAAGATTTTTCGGAGGCCTTCAGCCTCGAATTGTGCGGCGGTACGCACGTATCTGCCACTGGCGACATCGGTGCGTTTAAGATCATCAGTGATTCTTCCGTGGCCGCGGGCGTCCGGCGCATGGAAGCTGTGGCCGGTTTACGAACCATCGAGATTCTGCGCCAACAAGAATCCATGCTGAACTCCATTGCCGAAACGCTTAAAACATCGCCGGAAGAAGCCTCTCAACGCGTTTCCAAATTGGTGGAACGGCAACGACAATTGGAACAGGAAATATCCGACCTAAAACTCAAATTGGCTCAAGGGGGAGGGGGACATCAACAAGCCACTCCTCCCACACAATTGATCAAGGGAACCCATCTGGCCATCAATGTGGTGGAAGGGTTGGAAGTCAAAGAACTTCGTACGCTTGCGGACCGAATGAAAGATCAAATCAAATCCGGCGTGGTGTTCGTGGCCACCAAAATTCTGGATGAAGGAAAAGAAAAAGTATCTTTCGTTTTTGCGGTCACGCCTGACCTCAAAACCAAAGGGCTCGATGCCGGAAAATTGGCAAAATCCGCCGCGGCCGAACTCTCCGGTTCCGGAGGGGGTCGCCCCGACTTCGCCCAAGGAGGAGGAGAAGGGTTCGCCAAGCTGAAATCATTGGTAGAAAAAATTCCCACTCTTCTTTAG
- the purH gene encoding Bifunctional purine biosynthesis protein PurH — translation MASFRRALLSVTEKNGVVDLAHRLADLGTEIISTGGTASILRQAEVNVTEVSALTGFPEILDGRVKTLHPKVFGGLLGLPDKPEHANAMETHGIAPFDLIAVNLYPFEKVIQGKSMDDDELVEFIDIGGVALLRAAAKNYKNVLVLCDPNDYGPALQEIQNPTGVSEDFRRKMAVKAFAHTAHYDAVISTHLKSRWEIKEKFSDEMTIGLRKIKNLRYGENPHQEAAVYRESGTSSWGVVSANILQGKEISFNNYLDCEAAWQVALSFTEPVCVIIKHNNPCGVATAKSPAEAYRWALMCDPVSAFGGIIGFNRAVDRETAEEVSKLFVECIIAPSFHPEAIEIFKTKKNVRLLEQPTLLAAPYQMDVRRISGGYLVQDIDHLSGAEFKVVSKRQPSEMERASLDFSWRIAKHVKSNAIVLARGRQTVGIGAGQMSRIDSIKIASIKMKQAKLDMGESLVMASDAFFPFRDVVDEAARIGVTAIIQPGGSIRDNDSIQAADEHGMTMVFTGTRHFKH, via the coding sequence ATGGCTTCTTTTCGTCGAGCACTTTTATCAGTTACCGAAAAAAATGGTGTTGTGGATTTGGCCCATCGATTGGCTGATCTGGGGACCGAAATCATTTCAACCGGCGGAACGGCGAGTATCCTCCGGCAAGCCGAGGTGAATGTCACTGAAGTCTCCGCTCTCACCGGGTTCCCTGAAATTTTAGACGGGCGAGTCAAAACACTTCATCCCAAAGTTTTTGGCGGTCTTTTGGGCCTTCCTGATAAACCCGAACATGCCAACGCCATGGAAACCCATGGCATCGCGCCCTTTGACCTCATCGCGGTTAACCTTTACCCCTTTGAAAAAGTCATCCAAGGAAAATCCATGGACGATGATGAGTTGGTGGAATTTATCGATATAGGCGGCGTGGCCCTGCTGCGCGCGGCGGCCAAAAACTACAAGAATGTATTGGTGCTTTGCGACCCCAATGACTATGGTCCCGCCCTTCAAGAAATTCAAAACCCAACCGGTGTCTCAGAAGATTTTCGTCGCAAAATGGCCGTCAAAGCCTTTGCCCACACCGCGCATTATGACGCCGTTATTTCCACCCATCTCAAATCCAGATGGGAAATCAAAGAGAAGTTTTCAGATGAAATGACCATTGGCCTGCGAAAAATCAAGAACTTGAGATATGGCGAAAACCCACACCAAGAGGCCGCCGTGTACAGGGAATCAGGCACCTCGTCATGGGGAGTGGTTTCTGCGAACATTCTTCAGGGCAAAGAAATTTCTTTCAACAATTACCTCGATTGCGAGGCCGCCTGGCAAGTCGCCCTTAGTTTCACCGAACCCGTCTGTGTGATTATCAAACACAACAATCCCTGCGGCGTGGCCACCGCGAAATCCCCTGCGGAAGCCTATCGTTGGGCCCTTATGTGTGATCCGGTCAGTGCGTTTGGCGGCATCATCGGTTTTAACCGCGCGGTCGACCGGGAAACAGCCGAAGAAGTGAGCAAGCTGTTTGTGGAATGCATTATTGCCCCCAGTTTTCATCCCGAAGCAATTGAAATATTCAAAACCAAAAAAAATGTTCGTTTGTTGGAACAACCCACACTTCTCGCGGCTCCTTATCAAATGGATGTTCGACGAATATCGGGGGGTTACCTGGTGCAAGATATTGACCACCTTTCGGGAGCTGAATTTAAAGTGGTCAGCAAACGCCAACCATCCGAAATGGAACGGGCGTCGCTCGACTTCTCCTGGCGCATTGCCAAACATGTGAAGTCGAACGCCATTGTTCTAGCCAGAGGCCGACAAACAGTCGGCATTGGAGCCGGACAAATGTCCCGTATCGATAGCATCAAAATCGCTTCCATCAAAATGAAACAAGCCAAATTGGATATGGGCGAATCTCTCGTGATGGCGTCTGACGCTTTCTTCCCATTTCGTGACGTGGTGGACGAGGCCGCCCGAATTGGCGTCACCGCCATCATTCAACCCGGCGGTTCCATTCGCGACAATGACTCCATACAGGCCGCGGATGAACATGGCATGACCATGGTCTTCACTGGCACGAGGCATTTCAAACACTAG
- the ligA gene encoding DNA ligase, whose translation MNAKRTESPDKIISELESLREKIRHHDHLYYVLDKPSISDAEYDQLYHRLKEIESTHPRLITPDSPTQRVSGKPISTFGQIRHTVPMLSLDNSYSEMDVRAWLERVTKILGDRPTEFVLNPKIDGLSLSLIYEKGLLHKAATRGDGTSGEDVTANARTIKAIPLKLRTTPSDVFEVRGEVYMDLEDFRNMNTGLLESGQEPFANPRNAAAGSLRQKDSSITASRPLKFFAHSYGNLGGAQYKHYTEFLNTCETAGLPVAKPLWVVNSIDSVISSLFRLQEDRDTLAFEIDGVVVRINNLEQQKILGFTAKSPRYAFAYKFPAKQATTQVLDIIHSVGRTGVITPAAKLKPVECGGVTISNATLHNYDEVKRLDVRVGDTVMIERAGEVIPKVVKVLTDHRTGQEKPVIPPHQCPACHSPVKHLKGEVALRCVNPHCPIQLERTLLHFASRNAMDIEGMGEAVVHQLLENPGLTNLADIFSLKKDQLLKLDLFADKRADNLIRAIDQAKNRPLERLIYGLGIPNVGEKTALTLAEKFESLEKLQNATLDELQKVSEVGPVIAESIRQYFKQSRSLETIRKLRQMGIDPRVSRETKPMHTPFAGKTWVFTGELRSYTRPDAERLVRSLGGKTTGSVSAKTDYVVAGEKAGSKLKQAEKLGITVLTEDAFLSMINKVSSQPS comes from the coding sequence ATGAACGCCAAGAGAACCGAAAGCCCTGATAAAATAATCTCAGAACTGGAATCTCTTCGAGAGAAGATTCGTCATCACGATCACCTCTATTACGTATTGGACAAACCGTCCATTTCTGACGCGGAGTACGATCAACTCTATCATCGCCTCAAGGAAATTGAATCCACCCATCCACGCCTCATTACACCTGATTCACCCACCCAACGCGTTTCCGGGAAACCCATTTCAACCTTTGGCCAAATTCGTCACACGGTTCCCATGCTTTCCTTGGACAACAGCTATTCAGAAATGGATGTTCGCGCCTGGTTGGAACGGGTTACCAAGATTCTGGGGGATCGTCCGACTGAATTTGTTTTGAACCCCAAAATTGATGGGCTTTCACTTTCGCTGATCTATGAAAAAGGGTTGCTCCACAAAGCGGCCACCCGGGGAGACGGCACGTCGGGGGAGGACGTCACAGCCAACGCGCGAACCATCAAGGCCATTCCCCTCAAATTAAGAACAACACCCTCGGATGTGTTTGAGGTGAGGGGGGAGGTTTACATGGACTTAGAAGATTTTAGGAATATGAACACGGGCCTCCTGGAAAGCGGACAGGAGCCCTTTGCGAACCCCCGAAATGCCGCAGCGGGTTCATTGCGTCAAAAAGATTCTTCTATCACGGCCAGTCGCCCTTTGAAGTTTTTCGCTCATTCCTATGGGAATCTGGGAGGAGCGCAATATAAACATTACACTGAGTTTCTTAACACCTGTGAAACCGCTGGTTTGCCAGTGGCCAAACCACTTTGGGTGGTGAACTCGATTGATTCTGTTATTTCTTCTCTCTTTCGACTTCAAGAAGACCGAGACACCTTGGCTTTTGAAATTGATGGAGTGGTGGTCAGAATCAACAATTTGGAACAACAAAAAATTCTTGGCTTCACCGCCAAATCACCTCGGTATGCCTTTGCTTATAAATTTCCCGCCAAACAAGCGACCACTCAAGTTCTCGACATTATCCACTCTGTGGGACGAACCGGTGTTATCACTCCAGCCGCAAAGTTGAAACCCGTTGAATGTGGCGGAGTTACGATCTCCAATGCCACGCTTCACAATTACGACGAAGTTAAACGGCTCGATGTCCGTGTAGGCGACACCGTGATGATCGAGCGGGCCGGAGAAGTCATCCCCAAGGTTGTGAAGGTCCTCACAGACCACAGAACAGGTCAAGAGAAACCTGTGATTCCACCTCATCAGTGCCCGGCATGCCACTCACCGGTGAAACATTTGAAAGGAGAAGTCGCCCTTCGTTGCGTAAATCCGCATTGTCCGATCCAATTGGAACGGACTCTATTGCATTTTGCCAGTCGAAATGCGATGGATATTGAAGGAATGGGTGAGGCGGTGGTGCATCAATTGTTGGAAAACCCCGGTCTGACCAACCTCGCTGACATTTTCTCCTTAAAGAAGGACCAACTTCTGAAATTGGACCTCTTCGCCGATAAACGCGCCGATAATCTCATCCGAGCCATTGATCAAGCCAAAAACCGCCCCCTGGAAAGATTGATTTACGGCCTTGGCATTCCCAACGTGGGAGAAAAAACAGCCCTCACCCTGGCCGAAAAATTTGAATCTTTGGAAAAGCTGCAAAACGCCACATTGGATGAACTGCAAAAGGTTTCAGAAGTGGGACCCGTTATAGCGGAATCCATCCGCCAATATTTTAAACAATCCCGCTCCCTTGAAACGATTCGCAAATTAAGACAAATGGGCATTGATCCCCGCGTCTCTCGTGAAACAAAACCCATGCACACCCCCTTTGCGGGAAAAACGTGGGTCTTCACAGGAGAATTGAGATCCTATACGAGACCAGATGCCGAACGTTTGGTGAGATCATTGGGGGGGAAAACAACAGGAAGCGTTTCTGCCAAAACAGACTATGTGGTGGCCGGAGAAAAAGCCGGCAGCAAACTCAAACAAGCTGAAAAACTGGGCATCACCGTCCTCACAGAGGACGCTTTTCTCTCTATGATTAATAAAGTATCTTCCCAGCCTTCCTAA
- the nusB gene encoding Transcription antitermination protein NusB, whose translation MGARRKGREYALQILYLMDIARLDQEKAIRAVLYGAQPEKQIADFSRRLVEGTALVMEKLDGLIQKCAKNWELKRMAALDRNILRLGAFELLHELETPVSVIIDEAVEIAKIFSTDESGKFVNGILDKIKNERQENRKP comes from the coding sequence ATGGGCGCCCGTCGAAAAGGTCGAGAATATGCGCTCCAAATCCTGTACCTCATGGACATCGCCAGACTCGATCAGGAAAAGGCCATCCGCGCCGTTTTATATGGGGCCCAACCTGAAAAACAAATCGCTGATTTCTCAAGACGCCTGGTGGAGGGAACAGCCTTGGTCATGGAAAAATTGGACGGCCTGATCCAAAAATGCGCCAAAAATTGGGAATTAAAACGCATGGCGGCTTTGGACCGAAATATTCTGCGCTTGGGCGCCTTTGAACTTCTCCATGAACTTGAAACACCGGTGTCCGTCATTATTGATGAAGCAGTGGAAATAGCCAAAATTTTTTCGACCGATGAATCGGGGAAATTTGTGAACGGAATTTTGGACAAGATTAAAAATGAACGCCAAGAGAACCGAAAGCCCTGA
- the ribH gene encoding 6,7-dimethyl-8-ribityllumazine synthase: MKNVNLRKIRLAILVSKFNLKITSNLLKCCENELLAHGIHKSNIQLVWVPGAYELPYVANKMARKKKFDAIICLGCVIKGETSHDLFVSAWAAIGIGQVSLKTGVPTFFGVLTPKSDAQALKRAKPGPLNRGKEVAEAALEIIHLKQKGLL; the protein is encoded by the coding sequence ATGAAAAATGTGAATTTAAGAAAAATCCGTTTGGCCATTTTGGTTTCGAAGTTTAACCTGAAAATAACCTCAAACCTTCTCAAATGTTGCGAAAATGAACTATTGGCGCACGGAATCCACAAATCAAACATTCAATTGGTTTGGGTCCCCGGGGCTTATGAATTACCTTATGTGGCCAACAAAATGGCGCGGAAAAAAAAGTTCGACGCAATCATTTGTCTCGGTTGCGTCATCAAAGGGGAAACGTCCCATGATCTCTTCGTGTCTGCGTGGGCAGCCATCGGCATTGGCCAGGTGAGCTTAAAGACAGGCGTCCCCACTTTTTTTGGAGTGTTAACTCCGAAATCAGACGCTCAAGCCCTGAAGCGCGCCAAACCAGGCCCTCTCAACCGCGGAAAAGAGGTAGCCGAGGCAGCCTTAGAAATTATTCATTTAAAACAGAAAGGCCTTCTGTAA